A window of Streptomyces sp. NBC_01224 genomic DNA:
GTCTCGGCCGGCGCCAGGAGCTCGGCTTTCCCGAGTGGGTGCTGGTGCACCACCCCGAGGACGGGCACCACGCCCTGGCGGTCGTGCCGGAGCTGGACCGACTGGCCCGGCAGGCCAAGACCAAGCCCAAGGCCGCCCTGGACGCCTGCCACGAGCTGGCCGGGCGGCTCGCCGCGGCCGTCCCCCACTTCCTGCCCGTCTTCTACGAGCAGGCCGCGCGGGTCTTCCTCGGCGTCGAGAACAGCACGTACGCCGGCCAGCTGTTCGGCCGTGCCCGCACGAGCGAGGCGCAGCACGGGCTGACGGTCGACGAGGACCGGCTCGACGCCGTGTTCCTGGAGTTCGCCCTGGCCGGCGCGCTGCCGGTGAAGGTCCTGACCGGTTACGGCAAGGACCTGTCGGCCCGGCTCGCGCCCGTCGAGGCGTACGAGCGGTTCCTGCGGCTGTGCGTGCGCCGGACCGCCGGCGGTCTCGCGCCGTCCGCCCAGGCCGCGGTGGAGCTGAAGCGGCTCGCCCGCGCCGCGGCCCTGTCCGGCAACGAGGCGGAGCAGGACTACCTCGCCGAGCTCCTTCCGCTGCCGGCCACCTTGCGCGCCGCCGCCGGTTGGTGGAAGTCGCACCGCGGCGCGCTGGTCGCGCTGGCCCGGCGCGTTCCGTCCGTGCGGGGCACGCTGCTGTCGATGACCCCGCCCGGGGACAACGGGGATATGACCGAGCTGTGGCTGGGAATCATGGCGGAGTCCGGGGCCGACGCCGGTCTCGCGGACGCCGACCTGCCGCAGGAGGAGCAGTGCTCCGACGGCGCGGCGGGCTGGCTGGAGCGCTTTCACCGCGCTCGGCATCGCGGTTGGGGGCCGCGCCCGACGCCGCCCGCCCTGCTGGAACTGGTCGAGCGGGCGGCCGGCCGGCTGCGTGCCGATCTGGCGGCGCGGGCCGAGGGCGAGCGGTTTCTGCGGATCGGTGTCGAGGACGTGAACCTGCTGGACCTCCTGCTCTCGCTGGAGATCGCGGTCGCCGACCCCGAGGAGAAGTCCGCCCACCACCGGCGAGGCAGCGCCCTGAGCCTGTCGGACTGGGCCCGCGGCGAGGAGCCGCGGGACCTGGTCGCGCTGGCGGCCGACCCCCGCTTCCGGCCCGCCTTCGGGCGCGGGGCGAACAGCTACAACAGCGCTTCCTCCGGTGCGGACGTGATGCGGCGGCTGGCCGCCTCGCCCGGCGGCCGCCCGATGCTCACCGAGTGGATGCGTGAGGTGGCCGCCTCGTCGGTGGCTGCCGGGCTGCCCGGACTTCCGCAGGCGATCGAGCGGCTTTCGTGGCTGCCCTCCGAGGCTCTCGCGCTCGCGCCGCAGGAGGTCGCGGCCGCAGCCGGCGCCGATCTCGGCGAGGCCGTGGCGCGCACACTACGAGGCGGTCTGTGGGAGGAGCTGCGCTGGCCGGCGTGGGAGGAGGCGCTGACGGAGCTGGCACCGGGCCACCACACCACCGAGGGTCTGACGGTCGTCGAGGCCTGGCCGTATCTGATCGTGGCCAACGCGACGCAGGTGCGCGTCATCGACGCCGACTCCACCGTTCTCGTGCACGATCTGAGGCTGCCCACCACGTCCGTGTGGCGGACGGGCTTCCACTACGTGGACGGTGCGTTGCTGGTGTTCTGGAGCACGTACGGTCGCGGCGAGCCGCAAGGCTACTGGCACACCGCGCCCGACACGGTGTTCGCTCTCGCCGGTATCGGCGCCGGCTCCTGGGCCATGCGTTCGGACCACCTCAGCCTGCAACTGCCCGGCGGCGGCCGCACCACCGGCGGCGGGGTCCTCCACAGCGGCGACACGAAGCTGCCCGCGGAGCGCGCGCTGCTGTCCGACGGCACGTCGTACTGGGTGTGGCAGGACAGGGACGGGGAGGACAAGGGCGGCTGGCTCGAATACGACCCCGTAGGCGGTGCGTACGGCCGGCGCTCGCAGCCCGGCTTCCTCGCCGACGCGCTGCTGCGGCACGCCCCAGGGGCCGAGTTGGCGGCCGGCTCGTGCCGGCTGCGGCCCGCCCCGGCGGTGGCGGGTTCGGCCCAGGGGACGTCCGCGGACGGGCTCCTCGGCTGGCGTGTCGTGCGGCTGTCGGACGGCAGCCACCACGGCGAGGACACCACCGGACGGGTCGTCACCCTTCCGAAGGGGGCCGACAGGCCCGTCGCCGCGCTGACGTTCCCCGGCGACGACCGACCGCGGGCGCTGACCCAGCAGTGGCGCGAGCTGTTGCTCAGCGACCCGGAGGGCACGGTCACGATGTCGGCCGAGTGCGACCACCGCAACGAGCTGTACGGGACCGCGGCTCAGGCCCTGCCGCCGCTGCCGTACCTGCACATGCTGCGCGCGCGGGATCCGCAGGGGTCGGCGGCGCTGCGGGGCACCGACGCGGAGTCGGCCGGCGTCCTGCTGAAGGCGGCTGTGCTCGCGGAGCGGGTGGCGGACCTGCCCGAGTTGGTGAGCGCCGCGCTGCCGCAGGTCTCGGCACCCGAGCTGGTCGCCGGCGTGGTGAAGGTGCTGCGCTTCGCGGTGCGGCAGCAGAAGGCCCTGGACGCCGTGGCCGCACGGCTCGACCCCGCCGCCGAGCCCACGGAGGTCCGGGTCCAGGGACCGAGTGACCACGTGCTCGCCAAGGCGCTGCACGGCATCGTCGATACCGGCTACTACCAGTACGCGGACACCGACGTGACCCACCGATACCTGGAGACTCTGGCGTCCGTGCGCGCGGACACCGCCGCCACGGCGCTGCCGGGCCGGCTGCACTTCGATCTCCCGTCGCTGCCCTACTCGGGACTGCCGTTCGTCTCGCTCCTGGACGAGCCGGCCGCGATCGCCTACCGGGCCGTCGCGCCCGGCAGCGAACCGGCACACCGGGCAGCCCTGCTCGAAGTCCTCGGCCGGGTGGACGCGCTGGGGCTGGCCTCGACGGCGGCCTCGGCCGGTCACTGGCGCCGGGTCCTGGTCCGCCTGTCGACGCCCCACCTGCACACGCCGGACGGCCAGCGGCGCAACGTCGCGCACCGCAGTGTGCTGCCCCTGGGCGGCGGTGCTCTGCTCGGCATCACCGAGCACAACTCAAGTGTCGACGACGGGTGGGAGTTCGGCGCGCTGCTCCACGACCCGAACGGCTGTGTCGAGGTGCCCGGCCCCTACACCGTGAGCAGTGACGCGCCGGTGGGCGACCGGTTGCGCGGCGCCGACTGGCTGACCGGCTTCCTCGGGGAGGCACAGTCCCGTGAGGCGGTGCCCTTCCTGCCGGAGGCCGCCGACGAGTTCAGCCGACTCACCGGTGTGTCCCGGGCGCTGGCCCGGATCGTTCTCGTGGGCATGCCCGACGTGGACAGCTGGGAGAACAACTTCCTGCCGACCGAGCTGCGCAAGACGCTCGGGCTGAAGGTGGCCGAGGCGGGACACGCCCGCGACGAGCTGCGCGCGCTCCCGGTCGAGGTACGCAGGGCGGTGCTCGCGGCGCTCCTGCCCGACGACCCGGCCCGGCTGTGGAGCGAGGGCCCGGACATGGCGTCGGCGGCCGCCGTGTGGAACGAGAAGGTGGGACGGCGCCGGCAGGTGCCCGACTGGCTGGCGGCGGAGGCCGCGCGCGCCGCGCGCAGCGGCTGGCCCGTGCACCGGGCGCTCCCGGCGCTGCTGGAACCGGCGTCGTCGCCGGAGCTCGGCGTCGACGTCCCGTGGCGCATCGAGGGAGATCACCCGGCGACGGTGTCCCCCGCCGATGCGCCGTTCACCTCGGCGGTGCTGATCGGCTCGATGAGCCTGATGGCCTGGCTGGCCCACCGGCTGCCCGCCGGCGATCCGGTACGGGCGGCGCTGCCGAGTGCGCTGACCGCCGTGCGGCAGCGTCTTGCGGCACCCGAACTGCTGCTCTCCGCCGGGTATTACACGAGCCTCGCGGACTTCCGGAAGGTGGCCGGCGCCCCGACGGAGACGGCACCGGACCACGAGCGGTACGGCGCGGTGCTCATGGCCACGCAGGACGGCCAGCCCCAGCCGGCCGTACGGCCCGCCCTGCTGGACTCCACCGGCTCCGACCCGTACCTGGTGGCACTGCGCGGCGCCGATCAGCAGCCGACCGGGGTCGAGACGGCGCTGCGGTGGGCGTACGATCCGGCGTTCGCACGGCTGCTGGCCGACCCGGGCGTGCCCGTGGCCGGCACGGCGGACGACGAGGGCCTGTGGTGGCCGCAGGATCCGTCTCGTTCGGTGCCCGAGCGGGTGGCCGAGGTCGCCGATGCACACGGTCTGACCGCCGACGCGGCAACGCTGTACCTGATGCTGCTGGCCATGCCCGACCCGACGGACCGCAACACCGCGCGATGGACGGGGTGGAAGCCGGCCCGTCTCAAGACGGCGCGGGCCGAACTGGCCGACACCGACCTGGTGGTGTCGGGCGTACGGGCCCGGGCGGGACGCTCGCTGGTCCTGCCGGGCGCCTGGGCGGAGCAGTCGGCGCCCGTCCTGCCCGTCGAGCAGTGGAAGCTGCCGATGTACGGGGTGGCCACGGGCGGCCGGCCGGTGCTGGGCACCCTGGTGCCGAGCGAACCGGCTGCGGAGCTGTTCGCCCGGGCCTGGCAGCGGATCCTCGACGGCGACCTCCCGCGCTTCGAGGAGCTGAAGGTGCGGCGTACCAGGCGCCACCGCTGAGGCGCCGCCGAACGGCACCTGAGCCGCCGCTGACCGGCCGCCCGTAGTCAGCACGGCGCGGCGCGCCCGTCCCCGGGTGCGCCGCGCCGGTTCCCGACCCGTATGAACACCTGCCGAACCATGACGAAGGAAACCCGCATGACCGCCACCGAACAGACCGCACCCGTCCGGCAGGGCCAGCCGGCCGAGGAGCGCCACGCCGTCGAACTCGCCTTCCTCGCCGCCCAGGACCCCGGGCCGCGGCCGCCCGGCTGGGCGCTCACTCCTCGCGCGGTGGTCACGTTCGTCTGCGGCAGCGACGGCGTGGAGCTGGCCCTGCCCGGGCGTCGCGCCGGTCTGCCGTCGAAGCTGGTGATCGCCCCGAAGTTCGTCGGCGAGCGCGCGCTGGTCGAACGCTGTGTGGTCACCCTCGCCGGAGAGCGCGGGCTGCTGCTCACCGGTGAGCCCGGCACGGCCAAGTCGATGCTGTCGGAGCTGCTCGCGGCCGCTGTCAGCGGGACCAGCGCCCTGACGGTGCAGGGCACGGCGGGCACCACCGAGGACGCGTTCCGCTACGGATGGAACTACGCCCTGCTGCTCGCCCAGGGCCCCTCCCCGCAGGCCCTCGTGGACTCCCCGGTCCTCGCCGCCATGCGAGCCGGACGGGTGGTGCGGGTCGAGGAGATCACCCGCTGTCTGCCCGAGGTCCAGGACGCCCTCGTCTCCATCCTGTCGGACCGGCGGATCAGCGTACCCGAGCTGACCTCCACCGAGGACGCGGTCGTCCGCGCCGCCCCCGGCTTCACCGTCATCGCCACCGCCAACCTGCGCGACCGGGGCGTCTCCGAGATGTCGGCCGCGCTGAAGCGCCGTTTCAACTTCGAGACCGTCGACCCGATCGCCGACGCCGACGCCGAGGCGGTCCTGATACGCCGCCAGGCTGTCGCCGCCGTGCAGCGGGCGGGCGCGGCCTTCGCCGTCGATGACGCCGTCCTCGACGCCCTCG
This region includes:
- a CDS encoding DNA-binding protein → MTGTVGNDNKELLAAGAVLPADARGAGPSAVELTARAYRHAVLGEDRVVVRLAAAELGPAEDLAAGFLGLEPQGEPAVVGLGRRQELGFPEWVLVHHPEDGHHALAVVPELDRLARQAKTKPKAALDACHELAGRLAAAVPHFLPVFYEQAARVFLGVENSTYAGQLFGRARTSEAQHGLTVDEDRLDAVFLEFALAGALPVKVLTGYGKDLSARLAPVEAYERFLRLCVRRTAGGLAPSAQAAVELKRLARAAALSGNEAEQDYLAELLPLPATLRAAAGWWKSHRGALVALARRVPSVRGTLLSMTPPGDNGDMTELWLGIMAESGADAGLADADLPQEEQCSDGAAGWLERFHRARHRGWGPRPTPPALLELVERAAGRLRADLAARAEGERFLRIGVEDVNLLDLLLSLEIAVADPEEKSAHHRRGSALSLSDWARGEEPRDLVALAADPRFRPAFGRGANSYNSASSGADVMRRLAASPGGRPMLTEWMREVAASSVAAGLPGLPQAIERLSWLPSEALALAPQEVAAAAGADLGEAVARTLRGGLWEELRWPAWEEALTELAPGHHTTEGLTVVEAWPYLIVANATQVRVIDADSTVLVHDLRLPTTSVWRTGFHYVDGALLVFWSTYGRGEPQGYWHTAPDTVFALAGIGAGSWAMRSDHLSLQLPGGGRTTGGGVLHSGDTKLPAERALLSDGTSYWVWQDRDGEDKGGWLEYDPVGGAYGRRSQPGFLADALLRHAPGAELAAGSCRLRPAPAVAGSAQGTSADGLLGWRVVRLSDGSHHGEDTTGRVVTLPKGADRPVAALTFPGDDRPRALTQQWRELLLSDPEGTVTMSAECDHRNELYGTAAQALPPLPYLHMLRARDPQGSAALRGTDAESAGVLLKAAVLAERVADLPELVSAALPQVSAPELVAGVVKVLRFAVRQQKALDAVAARLDPAAEPTEVRVQGPSDHVLAKALHGIVDTGYYQYADTDVTHRYLETLASVRADTAATALPGRLHFDLPSLPYSGLPFVSLLDEPAAIAYRAVAPGSEPAHRAALLEVLGRVDALGLASTAASAGHWRRVLVRLSTPHLHTPDGQRRNVAHRSVLPLGGGALLGITEHNSSVDDGWEFGALLHDPNGCVEVPGPYTVSSDAPVGDRLRGADWLTGFLGEAQSREAVPFLPEAADEFSRLTGVSRALARIVLVGMPDVDSWENNFLPTELRKTLGLKVAEAGHARDELRALPVEVRRAVLAALLPDDPARLWSEGPDMASAAAVWNEKVGRRRQVPDWLAAEAARAARSGWPVHRALPALLEPASSPELGVDVPWRIEGDHPATVSPADAPFTSAVLIGSMSLMAWLAHRLPAGDPVRAALPSALTAVRQRLAAPELLLSAGYYTSLADFRKVAGAPTETAPDHERYGAVLMATQDGQPQPAVRPALLDSTGSDPYLVALRGADQQPTGVETALRWAYDPAFARLLADPGVPVAGTADDEGLWWPQDPSRSVPERVAEVADAHGLTADAATLYLMLLAMPDPTDRNTARWTGWKPARLKTARAELADTDLVVSGVRARAGRSLVLPGAWAEQSAPVLPVEQWKLPMYGVATGGRPVLGTLVPSEPAAELFARAWQRILDGDLPRFEELKVRRTRRHR
- a CDS encoding ATP-binding protein; this encodes MTATEQTAPVRQGQPAEERHAVELAFLAAQDPGPRPPGWALTPRAVVTFVCGSDGVELALPGRRAGLPSKLVIAPKFVGERALVERCVVTLAGERGLLLTGEPGTAKSMLSELLAAAVSGTSALTVQGTAGTTEDAFRYGWNYALLLAQGPSPQALVDSPVLAAMRAGRVVRVEEITRCLPEVQDALVSILSDRRISVPELTSTEDAVVRAAPGFTVIATANLRDRGVSEMSAALKRRFNFETVDPIADADAEAVLIRRQAVAAVQRAGAAFAVDDAVLDALVTVFRDLRSGRSNEGWDVERPGTVMSTAEAVQVAASLGVAAAYLPGEDVLDLLPGHLLGVVRKDDPADHARLLGYWDGPVRRRAENGSAMWRRLWDLRGSLR